Genomic window (Rubeoparvulum massiliense):
CTTGATCCTTCATCTCTTGAAATGCCTCTTCAGAATCAGTTGGCTTAAGATTCACGCCACGGCAAGCATCGGTGATCACATTCACCTTGTAGCCTAAGTGAAGGCCATCCAAAACAGTGTATTTCACACAATAGTCGGTGGCAATACCCACAACATAGAGCTCATCGATGCCATGCTTTTGTAAAAGCTGGTGCATCTCTGTCTCCTTCCGTCTTCCATTATCAAAAAAACCGCTATAAGAATCGATCTCTGGATCTGTACCCTTTTGCACTACGAACGGAATGGGAAGAAGCTCTGAATGGAAGGCTGATCCTACCGTACCCTGCACACAATGCTCAGGCCACCATACTTGCGGAAGCCCATGTAATTGCCCCACTTCGCCAAGCTTGCCACCAGAATTAGCAGCGAAGCTCCCATGATTCTGGGGATGCCAATCCTGGGTTGCAACCGCTAGTTTATCTGATTCTTGAAATTTTTCGATTAGCTGATTTACCGTAGGAATGATCTGAGAGCCTTCACGAACAGCTAGTGATCCACCCTCACAGAAGTCATTTTGAATATCCACCACAATTAATGCCTTCATCTCAATCCCCTCCCTTTCTAACACATGGCATTCATCATAATCTATCCTCTTGATTGTATCAGAAAGTTCATGTCTTGACACCTGAATATACTTATCAAATGAACATGTTTATAGCGATAACACATGC
Coding sequences:
- the pncA gene encoding bifunctional nicotinamidase/pyrazinamidase, which codes for MKALIVVDIQNDFCEGGSLAVREGSQIIPTVNQLIEKFQESDKLAVATQDWHPQNHGSFAANSGGKLGEVGQLHGLPQVWWPEHCVQGTVGSAFHSELLPIPFVVQKGTDPEIDSYSGFFDNGRRKETEMHQLLQKHGIDELYVVGIATDYCVKYTVLDGLHLGYKVNVITDACRGVNLKPTDSEEAFQEMKDQGATLISSEQVLDPAHRL